The DNA sequence ATAGATAAAGGACTACTGAAGATCACAGACCTTCCGCTTTATGTGGAAGGAGGTAAGGCTCACTATGAATCAGGTATGCTTCTTTTTGAAGAGATAGGAATCAATGAGACATGGTGTAAGGGAAAGATCGGTGGAAAGGTTAATATTGATAAGCAATATGCAGACCTTTCTTTAAAAGTAGATGACTTTATTTTGGGAGAAGAAAAAAACCCTTTTATTGAGATAAAAGAGAAAAAGTTACCGTTACACCTTTCATACAACAAGACTCTCTATGTTAATCTACCTACACTAAAAACAGAAATACAAAAGAGTGAAAATACCTTACACATTTCACTATCTGATATTGGCCTATTGGTACCATTTCTGCAACAAAATATATTGGGATTAAATGGAGGTAAACTTCAAATTATCAGTAAAGATTTTAAACAATATGAGTTCAATGGCACTATTCAAGATAAGATATGCCTTTTTTATGATAGCTCTAATACTTGCTATACTCATATACCAGTTAATGGAATATTTAATACCAAAACAGAACAGATGACATTTGATGCCCTCAATCAATATTTTTATACAAATGCAACCAAAACATGGGTACAACTTAAAGATATTAATATTGACCTGAAGCTTTTTCTTGCTGAGCATAAAAAATTCCAAAAAAGAAACAAGAAGGAGCCTTTATCGCATAAAAAATTTATTATTATTGGGAAAAATAGCCAACTTCGCTATGGATCATATTCTCTTGTCACAGATACTTATGATATAGAGATACTTCCAAATGGAGATATTGAGGCAACAGGAAGTATTGATGGAGATGTGGTAAGGTTTACTAAGGAAAAAGAGCATTTTACCATAAATGCATTTCGTGTTAAAGACAGAATGCTGCACCCACTTATCAATTTTACTGGATTAAAAAATGGACGGTACTCTCTTAAGAAAGAGGGAAACCCAGATACGAAGATGAAGGGTCGCATTATTATTGAAGGGGGTGTTTTGAGTGATTTTAAAGTTTACAATAATATATTGGCTTTAATTAATACACTACCTGCACTTACTATGTTTAACAATCCTGGTTTTTCTGTTAAGGGCTTTAAGATTGAAGAGGGAGTGGTTGAATATACGATGACACCTAAAAAAATTATACTAGATTCAATATATTTAAAAGGAAGTTCAGCTGTAGTGCTTGGCAAAGGTGAAATAGACACTGTTACAAAAAAGATTAATGTAAAACTAGCAATACTGACAATTAGAGATTTTGGTAAGATTGTTTCCACCGTACCGCTTCTAGGATATATTTTGATGGGAGATAATGATAGTATGACAGTAGGAATGACAATTTCTGGGACACTTGATCATCCAAAAGTCTCTACATCAGTAGCAAAAGATATACTTACCTTGCCGGTTGAAATATTGAAACGTATGATGATGACACCAGTAAAACTTAGAAATCAAAAGCAGAATCTATATAAAATTTTGAAGATAAAGTAAATAGAGATTTCTTCTCTATTTAAATTAGATCATACTAAAAGGGATTATTCATTCCGAAGTACTGTCAGGGGATCTGTTTGAGAGGCCTTTTTGGCAGGGTAGTGTGATGAGAGTATAATGATAATCGATGTACCAATGATAATAAAGAGAAAGTCATGTGTTGCTAGATTGACAGGTAGTCTACTGGTACCATAAACATCTGCAGGCATTGAGATAATATCAAAAGTTTTTAATATCCAGATACCAAGTGTGCCTAATAGTGTACCTGTAAGCATACCAGTACTGCCTATGATGAGCCCAAGCTGGAAAAAGATTGCTCTAATCTCTTTTTGGGTAGCTCCAAGTGTACGCATGAGGGCAATCTCGTTACGTCGGCTCATTACTGTCATAAGCAGAGAGGAGATAATATTCAATGAAGCAACAAGAATGATAAGAAGTAGCACAAGAAAAAGTGCTTGCTTTTCCATTTCCATAGCAGAGAAGAAATTTCCATTTTGCTGCCACCACCCCTCTATAATCACATTATCAGGAAGTATTTTCTTAATTTCCTTAATATCATTCATGGGATCTTCTGTGTAGATATGAAGCCCATCATAAACTCCTTTTTT is a window from the Sulfurovum sp. genome containing:
- a CDS encoding AsmA-like C-terminal domain-containing protein; protein product: MIKTTAILSARNIHIAIRDFFITLIVLIALLFFWLFHGINIDKLDIGKYRIEKLYIKLNKKLTLKIAEISFPKKKSTLLLDNADKTFDRIKNLLTFFDTVALEKVHFKNNSLALFYADNILYITSNDYEIVSNISREKKELVADISLLYLKKDHVTISGKLRYDLKKNKLKVEGVFDAYGIKGNFRAIQQDKEIVYALNTDEFDTLSPLIKRFKMDPAIESWVIDKVQAKHYKIEYLKGKISIDKGTIKFNPVGLNGKVLFNDVSIRYHDALSPAYAKNLRLTYRKGNLYFDLEDPMYQGRDLNGTTVVIKHIVGSQSPSLTLDLHIVSPMDNKVEEILRAYSLKIPVQHTGEKNQIIVNLKIPLGRSSATKKIKAIVDVNIDKGLLKITDLPLYVEGGKAHYESGMLLFEEIGINETWCKGKIGGKVNIDKQYADLSLKVDDFILGEEKNPFIEIKEKKLPLHLSYNKTLYVNLPTLKTEIQKSENTLHISLSDIGLLVPFLQQNILGLNGGKLQIISKDFKQYEFNGTIQDKICLFYDSSNTCYTHIPVNGIFNTKTEQMTFDALNQYFYTNATKTWVQLKDINIDLKLFLAEHKKFQKRNKKEPLSHKKFIIIGKNSQLRYGSYSLVTDTYDIEILPNGDIEATGSIDGDVVRFTKEKEHFTINAFRVKDRMLHPLINFTGLKNGRYSLKKEGNPDTKMKGRIIIEGGVLSDFKVYNNILALINTLPALTMFNNPGFSVKGFKIEEGVVEYTMTPKKIILDSIYLKGSSAVVLGKGEIDTVTKKINVKLAILTIRDFGKIVSTVPLLGYILMGDNDSMTVGMTISGTLDHPKVSTSVAKDILTLPVEILKRMMMTPVKLRNQKQNLYKILKIK